Proteins encoded in a region of the Nicotiana tomentosiformis chromosome 9, ASM39032v3, whole genome shotgun sequence genome:
- the LOC104112182 gene encoding uncharacterized protein, translating into MSSTRFIQLSLILMVVVLLVLDQSSSAHTQLGIVRKIGGRKMLENVHIQGPEKHHINVQVETHEPNAASKKASSSKTTLKAHHNERAKKDDSKDQFLDAADEVANLMWKDYSGRARPRRKPPIHNYYPTTKH; encoded by the exons ATGAGTTCCACTCGTTTCATACAATTGTCACTCATTCTTATGGTCGTTGTTTTGCTTGTCCTAGACCAGTCCTCTTCTGCTCATACTCAGTTAG GAATAGTAAGGAAGATTGGAGGAAGAAAAATGCTGGAAAATGTCCATATTCAGGGACCGGAAAAACATCACATTAACGTTCAG GTGGAAACACATGAGCCTAATGCAGCATCGAAGAAAGCCAGCTCTAGCAAGACAACTTTGAAGGCACATCATAATGAGAGAGCAAAGAAAGATGATTCTAAGGATCAGTTTCTTGATGCAGCAGATGAAGTAGCAAACCTGATGTGGAAGGATTATAGTGGAAGGGCCCGGCCTCGCCGCAAGCCTCCAATCCATAATTACTATCCTACAACTAAACATTAG